From a single Sphingosinicellaceae bacterium genomic region:
- a CDS encoding metallophosphoesterase — protein sequence MPTLAHLSDIHFGRHDPAAVTAILADLAALRPTLVVISGDFTQRAKRHEFAQAQDFLHAIEALGLPWLAVPGNHDVPLYNVVRRFLRPLSRYRRYITPNLLPRFEAPGLAVVGINTARSWTIADGRVSFEQAAIILSAFDGISADAVRVLVTHHPLVDLPWGREGARLDAAGRSVTALNAARAAGVALLLAGHHHRSFTGSGATFHDADGSLLVVQAGTTTSTRVRGEANSYNVILATPDHAEIEVRSRTEGEFATVLREVHDRVDGKWIVSEGRSAPPAPSA from the coding sequence TTGCCGACACTCGCTCATCTGTCCGACATCCATTTCGGTCGCCATGACCCTGCTGCGGTCACCGCGATCCTCGCCGATCTCGCCGCCCTGCGACCGACGCTCGTCGTCATCAGCGGGGACTTTACCCAGCGCGCGAAGCGGCACGAATTCGCCCAGGCGCAGGACTTCCTGCACGCGATCGAGGCGCTGGGCCTGCCTTGGCTTGCCGTTCCCGGGAACCACGACGTCCCCCTGTACAATGTCGTCCGGCGCTTCCTGCGACCGCTCAGCCGCTACCGGCGCTACATCACCCCCAACCTGCTGCCCCGCTTCGAGGCGCCGGGGCTTGCGGTGGTTGGGATCAACACCGCCCGCTCGTGGACGATCGCCGATGGCCGGGTCTCGTTCGAGCAGGCCGCGATCATCCTGTCGGCGTTCGACGGCATTTCCGCCGATGCGGTGCGCGTCCTCGTCACCCACCACCCGCTCGTCGACCTGCCGTGGGGCCGGGAAGGGGCTAGGCTCGATGCTGCGGGCCGGTCGGTCACGGCGCTCAACGCCGCCCGCGCTGCCGGGGTCGCCCTGCTGCTTGCCGGGCATCACCACCGCAGCTTCACCGGTTCGGGTGCAACCTTTCACGACGCCGATGGATCGCTGCTCGTGGTGCAGGCGGGTACCACGACCTCGACCCGGGTCCGCGGCGAGGCCAACAGCTATAACGTCATCCTTGCGACGCCCGACCATGCCGAGATCGAGGTTCGCTCCCGCACCGAAGGCGAATTCGCGACCGTCCTGCGCGAGGTCCACGACCGCGTCGACGGCAAGTGGATCGTCAGCGAAGGTCGGTCCGCTCCGCCGGCACCATCAGCTTGA
- a CDS encoding YegS/Rv2252/BmrU family lipid kinase: MSPGTVGPRTTRRSYSSVQSSSLSGSHDPSVHRLTTLDTDRQAEKFELAERIARDRQATLIVNTKSRRGRRLYAHACKLFREAGFSLDATHAIPDPEQLDTTVCEVIAGGATLVAVGGGDGTLSSVSRHFIGKPVVFGVLPLGTANSFARTLGIPQDLAGAVGILATGRVADIDLGRINDHVFTNAAAIGLPAMIGETVPHGLKAVLGRIGYLGWAAWSLARFKPFTCDLIEDGKVRRFEALEVRIANGQYLGGLEVAGEASVESHDLTIQVVIGRSGWTLAKSWFRSAIGQRDKRELVSFRTKGLRIETVPPMRVSVDGEVLATTPIEVSVARQALKLMVPAERTDLR; this comes from the coding sequence ATGAGCCCGGGCACGGTTGGACCCCGAACGACCCGGCGTTCGTACTCCTCGGTACAGTCCTCGTCGTTATCGGGTAGCCATGATCCGTCCGTCCACCGCTTGACGACCCTCGACACCGATCGCCAGGCGGAGAAGTTCGAACTCGCAGAACGCATTGCGCGGGATCGCCAGGCGACGCTGATCGTCAACACTAAGTCACGGCGCGGGCGCCGGCTCTATGCGCACGCCTGCAAACTGTTCCGGGAGGCCGGCTTCAGCCTCGACGCGACGCACGCCATACCCGACCCGGAGCAACTCGACACGACCGTGTGCGAGGTCATCGCCGGCGGGGCGACGCTGGTGGCCGTCGGCGGCGGCGACGGCACGTTGAGTTCGGTGTCGCGCCATTTCATCGGCAAGCCCGTGGTTTTCGGCGTGCTGCCGCTCGGCACGGCGAACAGCTTTGCGCGAACACTCGGCATCCCGCAGGACCTCGCGGGCGCGGTCGGCATCCTCGCCACCGGGCGGGTCGCGGACATCGACCTCGGCCGGATCAACGACCATGTCTTCACCAACGCAGCTGCGATCGGCCTGCCGGCGATGATCGGCGAGACCGTCCCGCACGGCCTGAAGGCCGTGCTCGGCCGGATCGGCTATCTCGGCTGGGCAGCGTGGAGCCTTGCCCGATTCAAACCCTTCACCTGCGATCTCATCGAGGACGGCAAGGTCCGCCGCTTCGAGGCGCTCGAGGTGCGGATTGCCAATGGCCAATATCTTGGCGGGCTCGAGGTCGCCGGCGAGGCGAGCGTCGAAAGCCACGACCTGACGATCCAGGTGGTCATCGGGCGATCGGGCTGGACGCTGGCGAAAAGCTGGTTTCGCAGCGCCATCGGGCAACGCGACAAGCGCGAGCTCGTGTCGTTCCGGACCAAGGGGCTGCGGATCGAGACTGTGCCGCCGATGCGCGTCTCGGTCGACGGCGAGGTACTGGCGACGACCCCGATCGAAGTGTCGGTCGCGCGCCAGGCGCTCAAGCTGATGGTGCCGGCGGAGCGGACCGACCTTCGCTGA
- a CDS encoding DUF2093 domain-containing protein, giving the protein MLDFNGGRPARLRYLSGSFDVLAPGDYVTCAVSGKRVPLGSLRYWSSELQEAYASADIAVKRYGEMRAKGRI; this is encoded by the coding sequence ATGCTTGACTTCAACGGCGGCCGCCCGGCGCGACTGCGCTATCTGTCCGGATCCTTCGACGTGCTCGCGCCCGGCGACTACGTGACCTGCGCTGTCAGTGGCAAGCGGGTGCCCTTGGGCAGCCTGCGCTACTGGTCGTCGGAGCTGCAGGAGGCCTATGCGTCGGCCGACATCGCGGTGAAGCGCTACGGCGAGATGCGGGCAAAGGGCCGGATTTGA
- the xseA gene encoding exodeoxyribonuclease VII large subunit yields MNAPSINTPEYSVSELAGALKRTVEAAYGYVRVRGEISGFKRAASGHVYLCLKDDSAVIDGVMWKATAGALPFRPEDGLEVIVTGKLTTYPGRSKYQIVIERMEPAGVGALLAQLAERKRKLAEEGLFDADRKRPLPDIPQVIGVITSPTGAVIRDILHRLAERFPRRVIVWPVAVQGDTAVGQVVAALAGFNALDGSGPIPRPDLLILARGGGSIEDLAAFNEEAVVRAVAASGIPVITAVGHETDTTLVDFASDHRAPTPTAAAERAVPVLADLRASLGAMALRQDRCVRRGVELRRERTEGLGRRLPSPRTLLGLRQQRFDELAERLPRSLTTGAARWRARYDGISGRLQPAMRGLIANDRQKLTRTATPLRLVVLINGRDRAGARLGQASRLLGSLGPMQVMKRGYALVRTADGKPVTSAALARAEAVLSLGFADGEVPVSTALPRQGRLF; encoded by the coding sequence GTGAACGCACCCAGCATCAACACACCCGAATATTCGGTCTCCGAACTCGCCGGCGCGCTCAAGCGCACGGTCGAGGCAGCGTACGGCTATGTCAGGGTCCGCGGCGAAATCAGCGGCTTCAAGCGCGCCGCCTCGGGCCACGTCTACCTGTGCCTCAAGGACGATAGCGCGGTCATCGACGGCGTCATGTGGAAGGCCACCGCGGGCGCGCTGCCGTTCCGGCCCGAGGACGGGCTCGAGGTCATCGTCACCGGCAAGCTCACCACCTACCCGGGCCGGTCGAAATACCAGATCGTCATCGAGCGCATGGAACCGGCCGGCGTCGGCGCGCTGCTTGCCCAGCTGGCGGAGCGCAAGCGCAAGCTGGCCGAGGAGGGCCTGTTCGACGCCGACCGCAAGCGCCCGCTACCCGACATCCCGCAGGTCATCGGGGTCATCACCTCGCCGACCGGGGCGGTCATACGCGACATCCTGCACCGTCTCGCCGAGCGCTTCCCGCGCCGCGTCATCGTCTGGCCCGTCGCGGTGCAGGGCGATACCGCGGTCGGGCAGGTCGTCGCCGCGCTGGCCGGGTTCAATGCCCTCGACGGCAGCGGCCCGATTCCGCGTCCCGACCTGCTGATCCTGGCGCGCGGCGGTGGCTCGATCGAGGATCTCGCCGCCTTCAACGAGGAGGCCGTCGTCCGCGCCGTCGCCGCGTCGGGCATCCCGGTCATCACCGCGGTCGGCCACGAGACCGATACCACGCTGGTCGACTTCGCCTCCGACCACCGTGCCCCGACCCCGACCGCCGCCGCCGAGCGCGCCGTGCCGGTGCTCGCCGACCTCCGCGCCAGTCTCGGCGCGATGGCGCTTCGGCAGGACCGTTGCGTCCGCCGCGGTGTCGAGCTGCGCCGCGAGCGTACCGAGGGCCTGGGTCGCCGCCTGCCGAGCCCGCGGACCTTGCTCGGCCTCCGCCAGCAGCGCTTCGACGAGCTCGCCGAACGCCTGCCCCGCTCGCTGACCACCGGAGCCGCCCGGTGGCGCGCCCGCTACGACGGCATCAGCGGTCGCCTGCAGCCGGCGATGCGCGGCCTGATCGCGAACGACCGCCAGAAGTTGACCCGCACCGCGACGCCGCTGCGACTGGTCGTCCTCATCAACGGTCGTGACCGTGCCGGCGCACGGCTTGGGCAGGCGTCGCGACTGCTCGGTTCGCTCGGGCCGATGCAGGTTATGAAGCGCGGTTACGCCCTCGTGCGCACCGCCGACGGCAAGCCGGTGACGTCAGCCGCTCTGGCGCGCGCGGAGGCCGTGCTGTCGCTCGGATTCGCCGATGGTGAAGTGCCGGTGTCGACGGCGCTGCCGCGGCAGGGTAGGTTGTTCTGA